The following proteins come from a genomic window of Candidatus Cloacimonas sp.:
- a CDS encoding type II secretion system F family protein, with amino-acid sequence MPNFAYIIKDAKGARIEGMLKADTLDVAVDKLSKEGNTIISVKAAAEGAFKGKLSLFDKVMLAIYKFRTGVSLKTLVFFTRQLSTMFSAGLTIEKAITDLEKEEKNKKFAKVLRKLSDDIRKGYSLSEAMQQHPGVFNPLYVALVTAGEVSGTLHTVLDELADYLEKIEDTRRKVYSALAYPIFIIIFLFFVVWGMFYYIIPMFADVYANFHADLPAPTRVAISISNFITNNVFMFIIIVLLVILTFFLVNLTDKGRYIFDTVKLRIPVIGKVISNSIMSKFSRTFSILMAAGVPIMDTMELTENVVQNAVIESAVRKARVMVKEGYGVANSFRKTGMFPPTLLQMISTGEETGDMDKLLSKAAEFYEKLVDSVIDRLTSLIEPLLIIFMAVIVGSIIVVIYLPIFDLGEAMSQGLR; translated from the coding sequence ATGCCAAATTTTGCCTATATCATTAAAGATGCCAAGGGAGCCAGAATTGAGGGTATGCTGAAAGCGGATACCCTTGATGTGGCGGTAGATAAACTTTCCAAAGAAGGCAATACCATCATCAGCGTGAAAGCTGCTGCCGAGGGTGCTTTTAAGGGCAAACTCTCTCTCTTTGATAAAGTTATGCTGGCTATCTATAAATTTAGAACCGGGGTAAGCTTAAAGACCCTGGTGTTCTTTACCCGTCAGCTTTCTACTATGTTTTCAGCAGGTCTCACTATTGAAAAAGCTATTACAGACCTGGAAAAAGAAGAAAAGAATAAAAAATTTGCCAAAGTTCTGCGTAAACTCTCAGATGACATTCGCAAAGGTTATTCTCTTTCCGAAGCAATGCAACAACATCCAGGGGTTTTTAATCCGCTATATGTAGCTTTAGTTACAGCTGGTGAGGTTTCTGGAACCCTACATACGGTTTTGGATGAATTAGCCGATTATCTGGAAAAAATTGAAGATACCAGGCGTAAAGTTTACAGCGCTTTAGCTTATCCTATATTCATTATTATATTCCTTTTCTTTGTGGTATGGGGAATGTTCTATTACATCATTCCTATGTTTGCTGATGTGTATGCCAATTTCCATGCCGATTTACCGGCACCGACAAGAGTGGCTATAAGTATCAGCAATTTTATCACTAATAATGTATTTATGTTTATAATTATTGTGCTGCTGGTAATCCTTACCTTCTTCCTGGTTAATCTTACAGATAAGGGACGTTATATTTTTGATACTGTTAAACTGAGAATACCTGTTATCGGTAAGGTAATTTCCAATTCCATTATGAGTAAATTTTCCCGGACTTTCAGTATTTTGATGGCTGCCGGAGTCCCTATTATGGATACTATGGAATTAACCGAAAATGTTGTCCAGAATGCAGTTATAGAAAGTGCAGTGCGTAAAGCCAGAGTGATGGTTAAAGAGGGCTATGGCGTAGCTAATTCTTTCCGCAAAACTGGAATGTTTCCGCCTACATTGCTGCAAATGATTTCCACTGGCGAAGAAACAGGGGATATGGATAAATTGCTGTCTAAAGCAGCAGAATTCTATGAAAAACTTGTGGATTCCGTTATTGACCGCTTAACTTCGTTGATAGAACCGCTTTTGATAATCTTTATGGCTGTTATTGTAGGCAGTATAATAGTCGTTATCTATCTGCCTATCTTTGATCTGGGAGAGGCAATGTCCCAGGGACTTCGCTAA